From the genome of Streptomyces sp. NBC_01304:
ACCGCACGAGGGGGGCCTTGAGGGTGTAGTCGAGGCCTTCGCGGATCTCCGTCCACTGGCTGGTGCCCTCGGGCCGAGGCTCCGGTTTGGGTTCACGGTGGCGGATCCGGAGCAGGCACCAGGCGCCAATCAGGTAGGAGACGGCGTCCAAGGTGATGGCTCGGGCGGCGCCCAGGACTGTGACGAGGAGACCGCCCAGGTTGTTGCCCGCCAAGTCAGCGAGCGAGTTCGCCGCGCCGAGCTTCGAGTTGCCTTCTTTGAGTTGCTCCCCGCGTAGCAGCATCGGAAGGTAGCTGATCGAGGCGTTGCTGCCGATCACGTGGAGCGCGGAGACGAGAAACGAGACCACGTACAGATGGAGGAGTGTGGTCTCGGCGATCCACGCGGCGAACGGGATGGTCACCAGCACTGCCGCGCACCCCAGGTCGCTGCCGATGATGATCGGCCTCTTGCGGTAGCGGTCGGCAAGCACGCCAGCGTGTAGCGAGAGCAGCAGGTGGGGCAGCCTCCCGCAAAACGCGATCACGGCGACGTGCATGGTCGAGGCGTGCAGATCCACGACTGCGATCACCGAGATCCCGATGGCGGTGATGCCGCCACCTGTGACGGAGATGGCCTGGCCGCCCCAATAGCGGTGGAAGTCCCGGTGCTGCCACAAGCTGCTGGCCCGACCGGAGGTCCGATCTCGGCCGGGCATCAGGCCGACTCCTCATGGCGGCCGATGGATGGCCGGTGACGCATGGCTTCGCGGAGTGCCGCCCCAGCGGAAGAGAGGGTATCGCCATCGCGTGAGGCGATCGCGCGGTGGAGATCCTCGACGGCAGCGACGATAGCGGCGTCGTCGAGGACGAGTTGCTCAGCGTCGCTGAGTTTGCGTCCGTACGCTGCGAAGAAGGCCTCAGCGAGGTGCGCATGAGTGGCCCACAGCGCGGCAGTCCGTGTGAAGTCACAGACAGCAGGCAGAACTTGAGCGCGCCCCAAGTCCGTCAGTGACAGGGTCTGTCCCTGAATGTTCCACCGCCAGGAACTGGTGGCGAACGTGCCATGGCAGAACGCCACCGGCAGTTCCTCGCTCCGGTGCAGCAGCCGGTCGGTGCTGCGGCGTATTACCTCGGCCTCCTCCGGACTGAGCCACGAGTCGATGCGTTCGAGCAGATACAGGATGCGCTGGATGTAGTGGGCGAGGTGCCGTACGCCCAGAGCGGCCGCATCGGGAACCCGCTCGACGCTGCGGTGCAGGACAGCTAGAAGGCGCCCGGCATCCTCATGGACGCGCGGCAGCACATGCAGCGACACCTCGCCGTCGACAGGCCTGCCGCGCGGATGCGTGATCAGCAGAGCGCGCAGCCGCGCCTCGGAGGCGATCAAGCGCGGCCCATTGGCAGGACCAAGACGGTGTATCGCTACCCGGTAGGCCTGGACCTCCCGACGGAAGTCCAGGTCATGGCGCGTGACACGAATGTCGATGAGCCCCTGGGGCGCCGAGACACGCCAACTCCTCGCCCCACTGAAGTCCGCTGGAAGCAACCAGGGCGTGATGGTCCCGAGCCTGGTTCTGGCCCACTCCGCAACCTGAGCCGGGAGCGGCGTCGGCTGCACAGGCGGGGCCTGGCGCGTGCGCGTTGAAGATTGCCAGCTCATGATGCTGCGCTGGATGAGGGAGCGTCGGACCGGGATGAGTGGGGCGAGGGCACTGCTCCTCCGTTGCATCCAGTGCAATCTGCAGGGTCCGCGACTTCGTGCGCACTGGTTCCTGCGGAAACGCCGGAATCCGAGCTCGATGCGCACTCGTCCGGTCGGTCGGGAGTGTGCACTCCCTCCGTCCCAGCACGGTTCGGAGCAGGGTCGGCTTCGGCACCACCACAGGTCGCGTGATCCACTGCGCACCCAGGCTCGGATTTGCGCATCGAGTGCGCATCCTCAGCCGACATTGCGCATCGAGTCGTGGACCCTACACAATCCCGCTCACTTTGGAACTGGGCGGCCTGCAGGTTGTAGAGCTCGGCATACAGCGACCCGTCCTGGGCCAGGAGTTCCTCGGGGCTGCCGGATTCGACCAGACGGCCGCCATCGAGGACGTGGACGAGATCGGAGTGCCGGACAGAGGCGAGCCTGTGGGTGATCAAGACGATGGTCTGGCCGGCATCCGCCAGAGCACGAATGCGGTCGAAAACGTCCAGCTCAGCCCGGGCATCCAGGGCTGCGGTGGGCTCGTCAACGATCAGTACCTCGCCGCCCCGGTGGGCCGCTCGGGCGATCCCGAGCCGCTGCCACTGGCCGCCGGACAGTTCCGCTCCGCCGCGAAAACCCCGACCGAGCAGCGTATCGAGCCCCCGCTTCAGCCCCGCGAGAATGTCCTGAGCCCCAGCGTGACCGATCGCCGGCTGCAGCCGGTCAGTGTCCATGGGGAGTTCGGGGCGGCCGATCCCGATATTCACGCGAGCGGTGAAGGTCCACCGCGTGAAGTCCTGCGCCACCATCGCGATCCGCGAGGCGAGTTGGTCGCGTACCGCGTGTGCGCTGTCCACGTCGTCCCACAGAATGCGGCCGGCGGTCGGCCGGTACAGACCGGCCAGGAGTTTCACTAGCGTGGTCTTGCCGGCGCCGTTGACTCCGACGAGTGCGACGATCTTCCCTGTTGGGACGGACAGTGACACGTCCTTGAGGGTCAGCGCGTCTTCGTCGTCCTGGCCGGGGTAGGTGAAGGACACGTTCTCGAAGCGGATCTCCCGCACGTGGTCGGGGAGGTCCACTCCTCCGGACGGGATGGCGCGCCGATCGGCATCGGCGATCAGGCGCTGGAGGTCGGCCACATAAAGGACTTCGCCGTTCAGGTTGTTCAGCTGGGTGACCAGCGTGGTCAGACTTGATGCCCCGGTGCGGATCCCGATGACGGCAGTTCCCGCTACGGCCAGTTCCATGAACCCGAACCACAACAGAGCGAGCAAAGCCCCGTAGGTGGCGGCGGTGGCCAGGCCTGTCCACACCGATGCGATCAGCACGGTGCGCCCCTCCTGCCGGGCCACCCGTTCCTTTTCGGCCTCGGCGGCTTCCGACATTCCGCGGTACTGCTCCAGCAAGAACGGGCCGACCTGGTGCACCCGGATCTCGGGAGCAGCCTTGGGATCAATGATCATTTGGGAGATCTTCTGGCAGGCCCGAGAATGCTGGGCCCACGTCTGCCACAGGCGGTAACGGCGCTGGGCTGTGGCCAGTGCGGACCAGCCGCTGGGCAGCGCCATTAGTACGAGCATGGGTAGTAATGCCCAGTGGAGAACGGTGAGTACACCGATCGCGGCCACGAAGCCGAGCAGGGCGTTGATGACCTGGGTGCCCATGCGGATGGAGAACCTTGCCGCCATCGCGCCGTGCTGTGCGGAGTCCAGCAGTCGATGGAATTCGTCATCCTCGATCGCCTCCAACTCGACCCGACACGCCCGCTCCAGATAGGTTTCGGTCGCCCTCCGCTCCACCTTGGGCTCGAGCCGGCCCGTCGCGTACGTCGACCGGGACCGGCATAACGACGCCACCATCATGGATAACGTGACCACAGCGAGTGCCGGCGCGGCGGCCCGGGCCCGCTCCTGCAGGATGGCGTCGGTCAGCACGTGCGCCAGGGCGGCGTTCACGCCGAGCAAGGTGACCACGCGGGCGAGCCCTTGGCCCAGCTCGGCGCCGATCAACTGCCGGGTCCCCAAACGGTCGGCGGTCCAGGCCAGCCGGACCACGATGGCGAGCTGGGCGGGCAGTTGTCTGATCATGCTGCTGAAAGTGGTGTTCAGCCGGGCGTCTTCGTGCCGTGACCAGCCCTGGTCATAGCGAAGCGGCCCGCCGAACAGCAGCTGCTCCGAGTCGGACACCTTCTCTGTATGGAGCTCAGCGGTGGGGGACTTTCGCTTCACAGCCAGCCTCCTTTGAGGGGGATCTCGCTGACCGTCGATGACGAGTTCTCGGGATAGCCCCACAGGTCGCAGGCGGTCCGGATCGCGGCATCGGCCTGGCTGCGGCCTTGCTCATCCCAGCCGAACAGATCGACGATGCGGTGCGGCGCCGCGAGTAGCCGGATCATGGTCGAGCCGGTCGCGGGATCTACGGCGGAGGCACCGATGTGGGTGACGGCGGCGGCCATCCGTACCCGGGCGCGCGCTCCGTTGCCGTCGTACGTGTCACTGATCTTGTCGTGCAGATAGCCGAGGTAGTGGGCTGGTCCGAGGGCGAGTTGGGCCTCTTCGGCTGCCTCGCGCTCCAGGGTGGCTGACGGATCGTCGTGGTCTTCGTCTTCGACCTGGCCGCCGGGCAGCACCGGCAGCATGTGCGTGGTGTCGATCAGGACGATGCAGCGGCCGTCCGGGACGAATAGCCATCCCCAGGACTGCGTGACTTTGAGATTGTCGGGTACGTCCTCGGCCTCGTGCCAGGGCCATTCCATCGAGTGGCGGCGCCGGGCCAGGGGACCGATGCGCTCTAAGGCGGGCAGCGTGAGTTCAGGTTCGGGCAACGGAATCTCCTCGGTGGCGCGCGGTCGGCGATCAGGGCAGTTCAAGTTGGGTTGGCGCACTGGCCCGTGGGCGCCTGCTGGAGACGCGGATGAGGGAGGTCAGGCTGGTGATGGCGTGTCTGCGGGCGGCCTCGGTCAGCAGCGTGCGGAACAGAGAGGCGGTGACGATCACGTCGTCCATCGCCCGATGCCGGTGCGGAGGTTGAGGGATTCCGTAGCGGGCCAGGAGCGCGTCGAGGTCGTACGCCGGCAGATCCGGGGCGAGGTGCTTGGCGAGCAGCCGTGTGTCCACGATCCGGGTGTAGGCGAGCCGCGGGCACGCCTCTCGGTATGCGTAGATGAAGTTGCCCTCAACCGGGGCGTGGTGAGCCACTAGCAGCACGGGCCGCGGCGGCAGTTCCTCGTCCAGCGTGCGCAAGACGGTCGTGGCCGGTGAGGCGTCGGTGACATCCTCCGGTGTGATCCCGTTCTGCTTCGCGCCGAACGGCGTCACGGGAGCATGCGTGGGCGGGCGGATCAATGACTGGAATGAGAAGCCACTGCGTACCGGACCGCAACCCGGTTCGTGTTTCAGCCCTAGGGCAGCGACTTCGATCGGCTCGGGAGCAGCGCCCTTCGGGGTGGTGCCTTCGAAGTCGATCACCACGAAGTGGGTGTCCTGGAACGCCGGATCCTCGGCCAGTCGTCTGCGGCCAGGTCTGGTGGTGTCGGTCATCGGTGCTCTCCCGGGAGGGGAGCTGAGGTTCTGAGCGTGTCCTCGAGGTCGTCGAGACTGTCGAGGAGGCGACCAATGCTGGCCTGCCGCTCTCGCCAGTGCCGCTTCAGGTCGACCTCGGCCTCGTACGGCAGGTCGTATTCGGCGGTGGTCGAACCGTAGAAGCTGAACAGCATGTAGAGCAGAGCGATCCGACCGCAGGCCAGAACATCGTTCAGGGGCAGGGTGGGGTTTTCTGAGCGGTACGCGGACACCATCGCGGTCGCGCAGGCCAACCACTGATCGCTCGTGGCGACTGTGCGGGGGTCGAAAGCTGCACGGCCCAACTCCCAGGCGGGAATGGCCTGGGCGCTGCGGAAGTCGATGATGCCGGTGACGACATCGGTCAGGACCAGCATGTTGGGGCGGACGAAGTCCGCGTGAAGTGCCTGCGTCACCAGATGCTGGGGCAGACCGTCGCGGAGCCGGCCGACGTGCTTGGTCAAGTCCTGGCACCGCTGGTCGAGCTGTGCACGGACTTGGGGCAGATCGTCGTCACCTTGCAGCCTCGCCAGAGACAGCGCGCTGTCGCATCGTGCCACGGCGTTCGTGACGGGCTCGGTGAGCCAGCGGGACTCCTGCACGCGCTCTGGCATCGGGTAGGCGGCCAGGACCCGGTGCATCTTCCCGAGCACCATGCCGATGTGTTCCGCGCGCGGCACCGTCATCGCCCCGGTGGCCACGCGACCGGGAGCCTCATCGACCACTGCCCAGGCGCTTCCCTCGGCGATAGCGACTAGGTCACCGTCACGGTCGGGCCACACGCGCGGCACAGGGAGATCAGCGGCCCGGCAGAACTCCGACATATCCCATGCCGAGCGAGCCGCACTCACGTCGGCGCTCGACGCATACTCTTTGACGAACAACCGGTGCCCACCGTTCGTCAACACGCGCCGGTTGATGGTGTCAGTCCCTATCGGAACCTTCTCGACGGCCTCGACCGTCAGCCCGTAGCGGTCCGCCAATACTTCGACGGCCAGATCGTCACCCCAGACGTCGGTCATCCTGTTCACCGCTTTCCGTATGGCGAGGGTCGTCGGGCGGTGAGCAGCGTGAATGCGTTGTTCTCCAGGAGCACGCCGTCGGTGGCGAAGTGCGCCAGGACGGTATTCACCGCGGACTCGAAGTTCTCCCGACGCTCTCCGAAGAGATGCGGGGCCGCGAACGATGTCGAATACAGGTAGCCGATGACCTTCTCCGGGATCCAGGTCCGGCGGACGGGGACCACCGTCTCGGTGACCTCGCTAAACGGGGAAGCACGGAGCACTTCAGCGTGCGGTGGCCC
Proteins encoded in this window:
- a CDS encoding MFS transporter, which translates into the protein MPGRDRTSGRASSLWQHRDFHRYWGGQAISVTGGGITAIGISVIAVVDLHASTMHVAVIAFCGRLPHLLLSLHAGVLADRYRKRPIIIGSDLGCAAVLVTIPFAAWIAETTLLHLYVVSFLVSALHVIGSNASISYLPMLLRGEQLKEGNSKLGAANSLADLAGNNLGGLLVTVLGAARAITLDAVSYLIGAWCLLRIRHREPKPEPRPEGTSQWTEIREGLDYTLKAPLVRSIVTANATTSFILAASAALWSLYLLRELAWRPTALGLVMGAGGVGGFLGALMWRPLERRWGAGPVMLTALALNPLAQIPLVVVGPGVGGQAAIGAGMLLQTCAAVAHGGLQRSVRQELCPDHLQGRAQATGAWLALGLRPFAALLAGVLGTLIGLRPTLVVITCALTAPFLILLCSPVRDLGAGRQL
- a CDS encoding aminoglycoside phosphotransferase family protein, whose amino-acid sequence is MQRRSSALAPLIPVRRSLIQRSIMSWQSSTRTRQAPPVQPTPLPAQVAEWARTRLGTITPWLLPADFSGARSWRVSAPQGLIDIRVTRHDLDFRREVQAYRVAIHRLGPANGPRLIASEARLRALLITHPRGRPVDGEVSLHVLPRVHEDAGRLLAVLHRSVERVPDAAALGVRHLAHYIQRILYLLERIDSWLSPEEAEVIRRSTDRLLHRSEELPVAFCHGTFATSSWRWNIQGQTLSLTDLGRAQVLPAVCDFTRTAALWATHAHLAEAFFAAYGRKLSDAEQLVLDDAAIVAAVEDLHRAIASRDGDTLSSAGAALREAMRHRPSIGRHEESA
- a CDS encoding ABC transporter ATP-binding protein; this encodes MKRKSPTAELHTEKVSDSEQLLFGGPLRYDQGWSRHEDARLNTTFSSMIRQLPAQLAIVVRLAWTADRLGTRQLIGAELGQGLARVVTLLGVNAALAHVLTDAILQERARAAAPALAVVTLSMMVASLCRSRSTYATGRLEPKVERRATETYLERACRVELEAIEDDEFHRLLDSAQHGAMAARFSIRMGTQVINALLGFVAAIGVLTVLHWALLPMLVLMALPSGWSALATAQRRYRLWQTWAQHSRACQKISQMIIDPKAAPEIRVHQVGPFLLEQYRGMSEAAEAEKERVARQEGRTVLIASVWTGLATAATYGALLALLWFGFMELAVAGTAVIGIRTGASSLTTLVTQLNNLNGEVLYVADLQRLIADADRRAIPSGGVDLPDHVREIRFENVSFTYPGQDDEDALTLKDVSLSVPTGKIVALVGVNGAGKTTLVKLLAGLYRPTAGRILWDDVDSAHAVRDQLASRIAMVAQDFTRWTFTARVNIGIGRPELPMDTDRLQPAIGHAGAQDILAGLKRGLDTLLGRGFRGGAELSGGQWQRLGIARAAHRGGEVLIVDEPTAALDARAELDVFDRIRALADAGQTIVLITHRLASVRHSDLVHVLDGGRLVESGSPEELLAQDGSLYAELYNLQAAQFQSERDCVGSTTRCAMSAEDAHSMRKSEPGCAVDHATCGGAEADPAPNRAGTEGVHTPDRPDECASSSDSGVSAGTSAHEVADPADCTGCNGGAVPSPHSSRSDAPSSSAAS
- a CDS encoding 3'-5' exonuclease — encoded protein: MTDTTRPGRRRLAEDPAFQDTHFVVIDFEGTTPKGAAPEPIEVAALGLKHEPGCGPVRSGFSFQSLIRPPTHAPVTPFGAKQNGITPEDVTDASPATTVLRTLDEELPPRPVLLVAHHAPVEGNFIYAYREACPRLAYTRIVDTRLLAKHLAPDLPAYDLDALLARYGIPQPPHRHRAMDDVIVTASLFRTLLTEAARRHAITSLTSLIRVSSRRPRASAPTQLELP
- a CDS encoding phosphotransferase enzyme family protein, with the protein product MTDVWGDDLAVEVLADRYGLTVEAVEKVPIGTDTINRRVLTNGGHRLFVKEYASSADVSAARSAWDMSEFCRAADLPVPRVWPDRDGDLVAIAEGSAWAVVDEAPGRVATGAMTVPRAEHIGMVLGKMHRVLAAYPMPERVQESRWLTEPVTNAVARCDSALSLARLQGDDDLPQVRAQLDQRCQDLTKHVGRLRDGLPQHLVTQALHADFVRPNMLVLTDVVTGIIDFRSAQAIPAWELGRAAFDPRTVATSDQWLACATAMVSAYRSENPTLPLNDVLACGRIALLYMLFSFYGSTTAEYDLPYEAEVDLKRHWRERQASIGRLLDSLDDLEDTLRTSAPLPGEHR